A portion of the Cytophagia bacterium CHB2 genome contains these proteins:
- a CDS encoding PorV/PorQ family protein yields the protein MIGLQVKANIASREGARLFPQRSRRSSWLILLAGLMFSAPAFAQDGGTQPLFVLGVGARALGLGSAMVAIPTDATALYWNPGGLDLIQRKNITLFYTPLVEGTKYHFVGYAHPTLNYGTFGVGWMHWDTGEIIQADEIGEKLSGNNTWGQDRFVIAGSKTLSFGLTAGASIKIDRQATSLVTDPTTSAAFDLGLIYRPELGEGMLENLSMGLAIENVVMTPLSLGATEESFPRALRAGLAKPISMGSRGDVVNLTLSYEQRAQAESRMQFGTEYVYQDQAMLRVGYNGAALSYGAGVFYQNLQIDYAIGKYSNDDVTDVFGMQHRVSMTLHFGRTKDQMEDFAQERERARIANQISNQRRLEQQTEFDELMAKGRTYFQQQNYFQARVNFAQASNIFPNNEDALVWKSRAEKKMEEEEARKQEEI from the coding sequence ATGATTGGACTGCAAGTCAAAGCTAACATTGCGAGCCGTGAGGGCGCCCGATTGTTTCCGCAAAGAAGCAGACGGTCAAGCTGGCTCATTTTGTTGGCCGGGCTGATGTTTTCGGCGCCGGCGTTCGCGCAAGATGGCGGCACGCAACCGCTCTTTGTGCTGGGCGTGGGCGCACGTGCCCTCGGGCTGGGCAGCGCCATGGTCGCCATTCCCACCGATGCTACGGCGTTGTATTGGAATCCCGGCGGCTTGGATTTGATTCAACGCAAAAACATTACTCTTTTCTATACCCCATTGGTCGAGGGCACGAAGTATCATTTCGTTGGATATGCCCACCCCACCCTGAATTATGGCACGTTCGGCGTCGGCTGGATGCATTGGGATACCGGTGAAATCATACAGGCCGACGAGATTGGTGAAAAACTCAGCGGCAACAACACGTGGGGCCAGGATCGCTTTGTCATTGCCGGATCGAAAACGCTGTCCTTCGGGTTAACCGCAGGCGCGAGCATCAAGATTGATCGTCAAGCCACCTCATTAGTCACCGATCCCACCACGAGTGCGGCCTTTGATCTCGGTTTGATCTACCGGCCGGAGTTGGGTGAAGGCATGCTGGAAAATTTATCCATGGGTTTGGCGATTGAAAACGTGGTCATGACCCCCTTGTCGCTCGGCGCTACGGAGGAATCGTTTCCGCGCGCCTTGCGCGCCGGCCTGGCCAAGCCGATCAGCATGGGCAGCCGCGGAGATGTGGTAAACCTGACGCTTTCGTACGAACAACGCGCGCAGGCGGAGAGCCGCATGCAATTCGGCACGGAGTACGTTTATCAAGATCAAGCCATGTTGCGGGTGGGATATAATGGCGCCGCGCTCAGTTACGGCGCCGGCGTGTTTTATCAAAACCTGCAAATTGATTATGCCATCGGCAAATATTCGAACGATGATGTCACCGATGTTTTCGGCATGCAACACCGTGTGAGCATGACCTTGCACTTTGGCCGGACCAAAGATCAAATGGAAGATTTTGCGCAGGAACGCGAGCGGGCGCGTATAGCCAATCAGATTTCCAACCAGCGCCGGTTGGAGCAGCAAACGGAATTCGACGAGTTGATGGCGAAGGGCCGCACGTATTTTCAGCAGCAGAATTATTTTCAAGCCCGTGTGAATTTCGCGCAAGCCAGTAATATTTTCCCGAACAACGAAGACGCGCTGGTCTGGAAGAGCCGGGCTGAGAAAAAGATGGAAGAAGAGGAAGCGCGCAAACAGGAAGAAATT